The following coding sequences lie in one Gorilla gorilla gorilla isolate KB3781 chromosome 5, NHGRI_mGorGor1-v2.1_pri, whole genome shotgun sequence genomic window:
- the NOL7 gene encoding U3 small nucleolar RNA-associated protein NOL7, with product MVQLRPRASRAPASAEAMVDEGQLASEEEEAEHGLLLGQPSSGAAAEPLEEDEEGDDEFDDEAPEELTFASAQAEAREEERRVRETVRRDKTLLKEKRKRREELFIEQKKRKLLPDTILEKLTTASQTNIKKSPGKVKEVNLQKKNEDCEKGNDSKKVKVQKVQSVSQNKSYLAVRLKDQDLRDSRQQAAQAFIHNSLYGPGTNRTTVNKFLSLANKRLPVKRAAVKFLNNAWGIQKKQNAKRFKRRWMVRKMKTKK from the exons ATGGTGCAGCTCCGACCGCGCGCGTCTCGCGCCCCGGCGTCGGCGGAGGCGATGGTGGACGAGGGCCAGCTGGCctcggaggaggaggaggcggagcaCGGGCTGTTGCTCGGGCAGCCCAGCAGCGGCGCGGCCGCCGAGCCCCTGGAGGAAGACGAGGAAGGGGACGATGAGTTTGACGATGAGGCCCCGGAGGAGCTGACTTTCGCCAGCGCCCAGGCGGAAGCGAGAGAAGAGGAGCGGCGAGTGCGGGAGACCGTGCGCAG GGATAAAACGCTcctgaaggagaagaggaagcgACGCGAGGAGCTGTTCATCGAACAGAAG aaaagaaagctgctTCCAGACACTATTTTAGAGAAGTTAACCACAGCTTCACAGACTAA catCAAGAAATCGCCAGGAAAGGTGAAAGAAG ttaatttgcaaaagaaaaatgaagactgtgaaaaaggaaatgactCCAAGAAAGTTAAAGTACAAAAAGTACAGTCTGTCAG CCAGAATAAAAGCTACTTGGCCGTAAGGCTAAAAGACCAAGATCTGAGAGATTCAAGGCAACAAGCAGCACAAGCCTTCATACATAATTCATTATATGGGCCAGGAACCAACAGGACTACTG TAAATAAGTTCCTGTCTCTTGCCAACAAGAGGTTACCAGTGAAAAGAGCTGCTGTCAAGTTTTTGAATAATGCTTGGG GAatccagaaaaaacaaaatgccaaGAGGTTTAAAAGACGGTGGATGGTCAGAAAGATGAAAACTAAGAAGTAA